In Xanthomonas sacchari, a genomic segment contains:
- the ispG gene encoding flavodoxin-dependent (E)-4-hydroxy-3-methylbut-2-enyl-diphosphate synthase, translating into MYDAVSRPTPPADAAPWARRLTQPVRIGGVTMGGGKPVVVQSMTNTDTADVASSVKQVAELWRAGSELVRLTVNNAESAAAIPRIVDKLRMMGIEVPLIGDFHYNGHQLLAAEPACAQALAKYRINPGNVGFGKKKDTQFAQLIEFALKYDKPVRIGANWGSLDQALAAQLMDENSRRDVPWDAGRVLREALIRSALDSAERAVELGLGRDRIVLSCKVSGVQELIAVYRDLAQRSDFALHLGLTEAGIGSKGIVASSAALAVLLQEGIGDTIRISLTPEPGQPRTQEVIVAQELLQTTGQRAFTPLVTACPGCGRTTSEFFQELAKVVQNHVRAKMPEWKVTHPGAESMTLAVMGCVVNGPGESRHANIGISLPGTGEAPAAPVFIDGEKKVTLRGENIAHEFVALIDDYVERTYVRRTG; encoded by the coding sequence ATGTACGACGCCGTCAGCCGCCCCACGCCTCCCGCCGACGCCGCGCCCTGGGCGCGCCGTCTCACCCAGCCGGTCCGCATCGGCGGCGTCACCATGGGCGGCGGCAAGCCGGTGGTGGTGCAGTCGATGACCAACACAGACACCGCCGACGTCGCCTCCTCGGTCAAGCAGGTGGCCGAACTGTGGCGCGCCGGCTCGGAACTGGTGCGCCTGACCGTCAACAATGCCGAGTCGGCCGCGGCGATCCCGCGCATCGTCGACAAGCTGCGGATGATGGGCATCGAGGTGCCGCTGATCGGCGACTTCCACTACAACGGCCACCAGCTGCTGGCCGCCGAGCCGGCCTGCGCGCAGGCGCTGGCCAAGTACCGGATCAACCCCGGCAACGTCGGCTTCGGCAAGAAGAAGGACACCCAGTTCGCGCAGCTGATCGAGTTCGCGCTGAAGTACGACAAGCCGGTGCGCATCGGCGCCAACTGGGGTTCGCTGGACCAGGCGCTGGCCGCGCAGCTGATGGACGAGAACTCGCGGCGGGACGTGCCGTGGGATGCGGGCCGGGTGCTGCGCGAGGCGCTGATCCGCTCGGCGCTGGACTCGGCCGAGCGCGCGGTGGAACTGGGCCTGGGCCGCGACCGCATCGTGCTCAGCTGCAAGGTCAGCGGCGTGCAGGAGCTGATCGCGGTGTACCGCGACCTGGCGCAGCGCTCGGACTTCGCCCTGCACCTGGGCCTGACCGAGGCCGGCATCGGCAGCAAGGGCATCGTCGCCTCCAGCGCGGCGCTGGCGGTGCTGTTGCAGGAAGGCATCGGCGACACCATCCGCATCTCGCTGACCCCGGAGCCGGGGCAGCCGCGCACCCAGGAAGTGATCGTCGCCCAGGAGTTGCTGCAGACCACCGGCCAGCGCGCCTTCACCCCGCTGGTCACCGCCTGCCCAGGCTGCGGCCGCACCACCTCCGAGTTCTTCCAGGAGCTGGCCAAGGTGGTGCAGAACCACGTCCGCGCGAAGATGCCGGAGTGGAAGGTGACCCACCCCGGCGCCGAGAGCATGACCCTGGCGGTGATGGGCTGCGTGGTCAACGGGCCGGGCGAGTCGCGCCATGCCAACATCGGCATCTCGCTGCCCGGCACCGGCGAGGCGCCGGCCGCGCCGGTGTTCATCGACGGCGAGAAGAAGGTGACCCTGCGCGGCGAGAACATCGCCCACGAGTTCGTCGCGCTGATCGACGACTACGTCGAACGCACCTATGTCCGCCGCACCGGGTGA
- a CDS encoding ATP-binding protein, producing the protein MDSTDASFLRTLCSLRWLATAGQAATILVATWPLQLPLPQAPLWAGVAVLALFNLYAQLRLRHADSAAPATAFGHILVDVTVLTWMVGWSGGIGNAFGSLFLVLIALAVLALPLRWALAVAVACVAGYAVSALFGLPLPHGPYQALDLQRWGMAANFLLSTVVVLVFSTRLAMAMRERERELALLRERFTRNEGIVALATHAASVAHELNTPLATMTLLTDDIAEQSTQPELREDLDTLRALLVQCRERVLALAAPAQRAGGQTVSLAQVLHQWQLVRPTVRLRRNDDAPLQLRMESAIGHLLQVLLNNAADAGERAGHPQVDLNVRVTGSELVGEVRDYGGGFDANQVGLPATLFRSGKPESMGVGLALSHATIERLGGELWTEPAPDHGARVGFRLPLLALETSA; encoded by the coding sequence ATGGACTCCACCGACGCCTCCTTCCTGCGCACCCTGTGCAGCCTGCGCTGGCTGGCCACCGCCGGCCAGGCCGCGACGATCCTGGTGGCGACCTGGCCGCTGCAGCTGCCGCTGCCGCAGGCGCCGCTGTGGGCCGGCGTGGCGGTGCTGGCGCTGTTCAACCTGTACGCGCAACTGCGCCTGCGCCATGCCGACTCGGCCGCGCCGGCCACCGCCTTCGGCCACATCCTGGTCGACGTGACCGTGCTGACCTGGATGGTCGGCTGGAGCGGCGGCATCGGCAACGCCTTCGGCTCGCTGTTCCTGGTGCTGATCGCGCTGGCGGTACTGGCGCTGCCGCTGCGCTGGGCGCTGGCGGTGGCGGTGGCCTGCGTGGCCGGCTATGCGGTCAGCGCCCTGTTCGGCCTGCCGCTGCCGCATGGCCCCTACCAGGCGCTGGATCTGCAGCGCTGGGGCATGGCCGCCAACTTCCTGCTGTCCACGGTGGTGGTGCTGGTGTTCTCCACGCGCCTGGCGATGGCCATGCGCGAACGCGAGCGCGAGCTGGCGCTGCTGCGCGAGCGCTTCACCCGCAACGAGGGCATCGTCGCCCTGGCCACCCACGCCGCCTCGGTGGCGCACGAACTGAACACGCCGCTGGCGACGATGACCCTGCTCACCGACGACATCGCCGAACAGAGTACCCAGCCGGAGCTGCGCGAGGATCTGGACACCCTGCGCGCACTGCTGGTGCAGTGCCGCGAACGGGTGCTGGCGCTGGCGGCCCCGGCGCAGCGCGCCGGCGGGCAGACCGTGTCGCTGGCGCAGGTGCTGCACCAGTGGCAGCTGGTGCGGCCCACCGTGCGCCTGCGCCGCAACGACGACGCGCCGCTGCAGCTGCGCATGGAAAGCGCCATCGGCCACCTGCTGCAGGTGCTGCTGAACAACGCCGCCGACGCCGGCGAACGCGCCGGCCATCCGCAGGTGGACCTCAACGTGCGCGTCACCGGCAGCGAACTGGTCGGCGAGGTGCGCGATTACGGCGGCGGCTTCGACGCCAACCAGGTCGGCCTGCCGGCCACCCTGTTCCGCAGCGGCAAGCCCGAGAGCATGGGCGTGGGCCTGGCGCTGTCGCATGCGACCATCGAACGCCTGGGCGGCGAGCTGTGGACCGAGCCGGCGCCGGACCACGGCGCCCGGGTCGGCTTCCGCCTGCCGCTGCTCGCCCTGGAGACCTCCGCATGA
- a CDS encoding response regulator transcription factor produces MNTEAPLGLLVDDDPLYLRTLQRTLARRGLDTRTADSAAAALALAAEAPPDYALIDLKLGDESGLALIQPLRAIRADMRILLVTGYASIATAVEAIKLGADDYLPKPATVPMILRAIGLEAEEDEEEDGSEVPDAMTPLSRLQWEHIQQAMHETGGNVSAAARLLGMHRRSLQRKLAKRPSPQRDPPR; encoded by the coding sequence ATGAACACCGAAGCCCCGCTGGGCCTGCTGGTCGACGACGATCCGCTGTACCTGCGCACCCTGCAGCGCACCCTCGCCCGCCGCGGCCTGGACACGCGCACCGCCGACAGCGCCGCCGCCGCGCTGGCGCTGGCCGCCGAGGCCCCGCCGGACTACGCGCTGATCGATCTCAAGCTCGGCGACGAATCCGGCCTGGCGCTGATCCAGCCGCTGCGCGCGATCCGCGCCGACATGCGCATCCTGCTGGTCACCGGCTACGCCAGCATCGCCACCGCGGTGGAGGCGATCAAGCTCGGCGCCGACGACTACCTGCCCAAGCCGGCCACCGTGCCGATGATCCTGCGTGCGATCGGCCTGGAGGCCGAGGAGGACGAGGAGGAGGACGGCAGCGAGGTGCCGGACGCGATGACCCCGCTCAGCCGCCTGCAGTGGGAGCACATCCAGCAGGCCATGCACGAGACCGGCGGCAACGTCTCCGCCGCCGCGCGCCTGCTCGGCATGCACCGCCGGTCGCTGCAGCGCAAGCTGGCCAAGCGGCCCAGCCCGCAGCGCGACCCACCGCGCTGA
- a CDS encoding putative bifunctional diguanylate cyclase/phosphodiesterase: MLKSPPPALLDEPQRLDALRRLCLLDTPADQMFDLITQLASRYLRVPIALVSLIDEQRQWFKSRVGLDVAQTPRSQAFCAYAIHSPELMVVHDAREDPRFCDNPLVTGPPFIRFYAGAPLLTAEGASLGTLCVIDTEPHREFDDVARRTLQDLRDLLMARIDTLRNTGFVDPLTGLPNRSRFNDDLTMWLSLQGPDQHDTAVAIDVCGVAYFRDMVKALGWEYAEGYLLATRDRLRQALGGLPLYRIDTTTFVFIMEGSEEARLRHWCEHVCAAFATAIDHQGIPHAASPSLGAVRLDGALSANHTVRSLTTAVDMARQRGLGWSLYEPGHDANQRNAFRILAALPEALEAQGQLSLHYQPRVSLRSGACVGVEALLRWQHPLLGTVAPNDFIPLAEKTALMSRITAWVLRTGIAQAALWQQRGYGFSVSLNVSAVDLEQADFIARLQALLQRHALAPGALEIEFTESAMIRDPQRVAEQLRQISALGVKIAIDDFGTGYSNLGYLKNIPASALKIDQSFIRALPGSRSDSMLVPSMIHLGHDFGQQVVAEGIESETVYRMLRDWGCDEGQGYWIARPMPADALDAWLAEPWQGGDA; the protein is encoded by the coding sequence ATGTTGAAATCTCCCCCGCCCGCCTTGCTGGACGAACCGCAGCGGCTCGACGCGCTGCGCCGACTGTGTCTGCTGGACACGCCGGCGGACCAGATGTTCGACCTGATCACGCAGTTGGCCTCGCGCTACCTGCGGGTGCCGATCGCGCTGGTGTCGCTGATCGACGAACAACGCCAGTGGTTCAAGTCGCGGGTCGGGTTGGACGTGGCGCAGACGCCGCGCAGCCAAGCCTTCTGCGCCTACGCGATCCACAGCCCGGAGCTGATGGTGGTCCACGATGCGCGCGAGGATCCGCGCTTCTGCGACAACCCGCTGGTCACCGGACCGCCGTTCATCCGCTTCTACGCCGGCGCGCCGCTGCTGACCGCCGAAGGCGCCAGCCTCGGCACCCTGTGCGTGATCGATACCGAGCCGCACCGCGAGTTCGACGACGTCGCGCGCCGCACCCTGCAGGACCTGCGCGACCTGCTGATGGCGCGCATCGACACCCTGCGCAACACCGGCTTCGTCGATCCGCTGACCGGCCTGCCCAACCGCAGCCGCTTCAACGACGACCTGACCATGTGGCTGTCGCTGCAGGGCCCGGACCAGCACGACACCGCGGTGGCGATCGACGTCTGCGGTGTCGCGTACTTCCGCGACATGGTCAAGGCACTGGGCTGGGAGTACGCCGAAGGCTACCTGCTGGCCACGCGCGACCGCCTGCGCCAGGCCCTGGGCGGCCTGCCGCTGTACCGCATCGACACCACCACCTTCGTGTTCATCATGGAAGGCAGCGAGGAGGCGCGGCTGCGCCACTGGTGCGAGCATGTCTGCGCCGCCTTCGCCACCGCGATCGATCACCAGGGCATTCCGCACGCGGCCAGCCCGTCGCTGGGCGCGGTGCGGCTGGACGGGGCGCTCAGCGCCAACCATACGGTGCGCTCGCTGACCACCGCGGTGGACATGGCGCGCCAGCGCGGCCTGGGCTGGAGCCTGTACGAACCCGGCCACGACGCCAACCAGCGCAATGCCTTCCGGATCCTGGCCGCCTTGCCCGAGGCGCTGGAGGCGCAGGGCCAGCTGAGCCTGCACTACCAGCCGCGGGTGAGCCTGCGCAGCGGCGCCTGCGTCGGCGTGGAGGCGCTGTTGCGCTGGCAGCATCCGTTGCTGGGCACGGTGGCGCCGAACGACTTCATCCCGCTGGCGGAAAAGACCGCGCTGATGAGCCGCATCACCGCCTGGGTGCTGCGCACCGGCATCGCCCAGGCGGCGCTGTGGCAGCAGCGCGGCTATGGCTTCAGCGTGTCGCTGAACGTGTCGGCGGTGGACCTGGAACAGGCCGACTTCATCGCCCGGCTGCAGGCGCTGCTGCAGCGCCACGCGCTGGCGCCCGGTGCGCTGGAGATCGAATTCACCGAGAGCGCGATGATCCGCGATCCGCAGCGGGTGGCCGAGCAGCTGCGGCAGATCAGCGCGCTCGGGGTGAAGATCGCCATCGACGACTTCGGCACCGGCTACAGCAACCTCGGCTACCTGAAGAACATCCCGGCCAGCGCGCTGAAGATCGACCAGTCGTTCATCCGCGCCCTGCCCGGCAGCCGCAGCGACAGCATGCTGGTGCCGTCGATGATCCATCTCGGCCACGACTTCGGCCAGCAGGTGGTGGCCGAGGGCATCGAGAGCGAAACCGTGTACCGGATGCTGCGCGACTGGGGCTGCGACGAAGGCCAGGGCTACTGGATCGCGCGGCCGATGCCGGCCGACGCGCTCGACGCTTGGCTGGCCGAGCCGTGGCAGGGCGGCGACGCCTGA
- a CDS encoding sodium/sugar symporter, with translation MGLATLDVAIVVVYLAGIFMLAQWVSREKAGHRKSAEDYFLASKTLPWWAIGASLIAANISAEQIIGMAGSGYAIGLAIASYEWMAALTLLIVGKFFLPIFLRNGIYTMPQFLEQRYGKWIRTLMAVFWLLLYVFVNLTSILWLGSIAVSQVTGMDQTLALALIGVFALVYQLYGGLKAVALTDIVQVTLLVLGGLLVAGLTLSRIGDGAGVLAGFRHLWNTHPEHFHMILSKDNPFYKDLPGLSVLLGGLWVMNISYWGFNQYIIQRALAAKNIGEAQKGMVFAAFLKLLMPVVVVVPGIAAVVLAPDLAKPDQAYPTMMQLLPSGILGLVFAALVAAIVASLASKINSVATIFTLDFYAKFRPQADQPQLVRVGRVAAVTAVLIGILTARPLLGNFDQGFQFIQEFTGFFTPGVVVIFMLGLFWKRANEAGALTAAIGSVLLSFALKKLWPELPFMDRIGLVFVLSLVAAVLVSLLTPQAPARDLIRTDDVGYGTTLGFKLGAAAVIAILVALYAVFW, from the coding sequence GTGGGGTTGGCGACGTTGGATGTGGCGATCGTGGTGGTGTACCTGGCGGGCATCTTCATGCTCGCGCAATGGGTATCGCGGGAGAAAGCCGGGCACCGCAAGAGCGCCGAGGACTACTTCCTGGCCAGCAAGACGCTGCCGTGGTGGGCGATCGGCGCCTCGCTGATCGCGGCGAACATTTCCGCCGAGCAGATCATCGGCATGGCCGGCTCCGGCTACGCGATCGGCCTGGCGATCGCCTCCTACGAATGGATGGCGGCGCTGACCCTGCTGATCGTCGGCAAGTTCTTCCTGCCGATCTTCCTGCGCAACGGCATCTACACCATGCCGCAGTTCCTGGAGCAGCGCTACGGCAAGTGGATCCGCACGCTGATGGCGGTGTTCTGGCTGCTGCTGTACGTGTTCGTCAACCTGACCTCGATCCTGTGGCTGGGCTCGATCGCGGTGAGCCAGGTCACCGGCATGGACCAGACCCTGGCGCTGGCGCTGATCGGCGTGTTCGCGCTGGTCTACCAGCTGTACGGCGGGCTGAAGGCGGTGGCGTTGACCGACATCGTGCAGGTCACCCTGCTGGTGCTGGGCGGCCTGCTGGTCGCCGGCCTGACCCTGTCGCGGATCGGCGACGGCGCCGGCGTGCTCGCCGGCTTCCGCCACCTGTGGAACACGCACCCCGAGCACTTCCACATGATCCTGTCCAAAGACAATCCGTTCTACAAGGATCTGCCGGGCCTGAGCGTGCTGCTCGGCGGCCTGTGGGTGATGAACATCAGCTACTGGGGCTTCAACCAGTACATCATCCAGCGCGCGCTGGCGGCCAAGAACATCGGCGAGGCGCAGAAGGGCATGGTGTTCGCCGCGTTCCTGAAGCTGCTGATGCCGGTGGTGGTGGTGGTGCCGGGCATCGCCGCGGTGGTGCTGGCGCCGGACCTGGCCAAGCCCGACCAGGCCTATCCGACCATGATGCAGCTGCTGCCCAGCGGCATCCTCGGCCTGGTGTTCGCCGCGCTGGTGGCGGCGATCGTGGCCTCGCTGGCGTCCAAGATCAATTCGGTGGCGACCATCTTCACCCTGGACTTCTACGCCAAGTTCCGCCCGCAGGCCGATCAGCCGCAGCTGGTGCGGGTCGGCCGCGTGGCCGCGGTGACGGCGGTGCTGATCGGCATCCTCACCGCGCGGCCGCTGCTGGGCAACTTCGACCAGGGCTTCCAGTTCATCCAGGAATTCACCGGCTTCTTCACCCCGGGCGTGGTGGTGATCTTCATGCTCGGCCTGTTCTGGAAGCGCGCCAACGAGGCCGGTGCGCTGACCGCGGCGATCGGCTCGGTGCTGCTGTCGTTCGCGCTGAAGAAGCTGTGGCCGGAACTGCCGTTCATGGACCGCATCGGCCTGGTGTTCGTGCTGTCGCTGGTGGCGGCGGTGCTGGTGTCGCTGCTGACCCCGCAGGCGCCGGCGCGCGACCTGATCCGCACCGACGACGTGGGCTACGGCACCACGCTGGGCTTCAAGCTCGGCGCCGCCGCGGTGATCGCGATCCTGGTGGCGCTGTACGCGGTGTTCTGGTGA
- a CDS encoding glycoside hydrolase family 3 protein, translated as MPTQPAGARAPLRTALAAAAALGLLALAAAAPGRSAAVAPPPPAPAPVHPELWPSPVWPLKEDPALEARITTLMAQMSVEQKVGQIVQGDIGSMTPEDVRTYHIGSVLAGGNSDPGGKYDASPAQWLALADAYYAASMQKDGAGPAIPILFGIDAVHGQSNIVGATLFPHNIGLGATRDPELMRKIGEITAVETRTTGMEWTFAPTVAVPQDDRWGRTYEGYSESPEVVASFAGQMVEGLQGVPGTPGFLDGTHVIASVKHFLGDGGTTDGKDQGDTRISEQQLRDIHGAGYPPAIAAGAQTVMASFNSFNGVKMHGNKVMLTDVLKGQMHFGGFVVGDWNGHAQVPGCRKDDCPAAFNAGVDMLMAPDSWKGYYESALKAVKSGEIPMARLDDAVRRILRVKLRLGLFEAGKPSQRPLGGKFALLGAPEHRAVARQAVRESLVLLKNQRQVLPLKPQIKLLVAGEGANDMGKQAGGWTLNWQGTGTKRADYPNGTTIWEGLQQQVGAAGGSAELAVDGKFTSKPDVAVVVFGEHPYAEFQGDIPTLLYKPGDDSDLELIKSLKAQGIPVVAVFLSGRPLWVNREINAADAFVAAWLPGSEGAGIADVLLRKPDGSVQYDFHGKLSFSWPRTAVQFANNVGQKNYNPQFAFGYGLRYDDKGDLGRLSEVSGVSGAQALGGVYFDRGKLAPGINLILFGGGQANQPVASLPATLADGALKVSAVDHKAQEDARRFVWSGSGKAGLALVLPKPLDVSRESNGDVQLLLTAKVEAAPAGAVRIGVACGTGCAAQLDLGKTLAALPKGEWRTLGVPLKCFAAAGADLTRLERLPVIESDGALDLALSRIALGSSNDAQHVVDCPRH; from the coding sequence TTGCCTACACAGCCCGCTGGCGCACGCGCGCCGCTTCGCACTGCCCTGGCCGCGGCCGCCGCGCTGGGTCTGCTGGCCCTGGCCGCGGCCGCTCCCGGCCGCTCGGCCGCGGTCGCTCCGCCGCCGCCCGCACCGGCGCCGGTCCATCCCGAGCTGTGGCCCTCGCCGGTCTGGCCGCTGAAGGAGGATCCGGCGCTGGAGGCGCGCATCACCACGTTGATGGCGCAGATGTCGGTGGAGCAGAAGGTCGGGCAGATCGTGCAGGGCGACATCGGCAGCATGACTCCGGAAGACGTGCGCACGTACCACATCGGCTCGGTGCTGGCCGGCGGCAATTCCGATCCCGGCGGCAAGTACGACGCCAGTCCGGCGCAATGGCTGGCGCTGGCAGACGCCTACTACGCGGCGTCGATGCAGAAGGACGGCGCCGGCCCGGCGATTCCGATCCTCTTCGGCATCGACGCGGTGCACGGGCAGAGCAACATCGTCGGTGCCACGCTGTTCCCGCACAACATCGGCCTGGGCGCGACCCGCGATCCGGAACTGATGCGCAAGATCGGCGAGATCACCGCCGTCGAGACCCGCACCACCGGCATGGAGTGGACCTTCGCCCCGACCGTGGCGGTGCCGCAGGACGACCGCTGGGGCCGCACCTACGAGGGCTACTCCGAGTCGCCCGAAGTGGTGGCCAGCTTCGCCGGCCAGATGGTCGAGGGCCTGCAGGGCGTGCCCGGCACGCCCGGCTTCCTCGACGGCACGCACGTGATCGCCTCGGTCAAGCATTTCCTCGGCGACGGCGGCACCACCGACGGCAAGGACCAGGGCGATACCCGGATCAGCGAGCAGCAGTTGCGCGACATCCACGGCGCCGGCTATCCGCCGGCGATCGCCGCCGGCGCGCAGACGGTGATGGCCTCGTTCAACAGCTTCAACGGGGTCAAGATGCACGGCAACAAGGTCATGCTGACCGACGTGCTGAAGGGACAGATGCATTTCGGCGGCTTCGTGGTCGGCGACTGGAACGGCCACGCCCAGGTCCCCGGCTGCCGCAAGGACGATTGCCCGGCCGCGTTCAACGCCGGCGTCGACATGCTGATGGCGCCGGACAGCTGGAAGGGCTATTACGAAAGCGCGCTGAAGGCGGTCAAGTCGGGCGAGATCCCGATGGCGCGGCTGGACGATGCGGTGCGGCGGATCCTGCGGGTGAAGCTGCGCCTGGGCCTGTTCGAGGCCGGCAAGCCGTCGCAGCGTCCGCTCGGCGGCAAGTTCGCGCTGCTCGGCGCGCCCGAGCATCGCGCGGTGGCGCGGCAGGCGGTGCGCGAATCGCTGGTGCTGCTGAAGAACCAGCGGCAGGTGTTGCCGCTGAAGCCGCAGATCAAACTGCTGGTGGCCGGCGAAGGCGCCAACGACATGGGCAAGCAGGCCGGCGGCTGGACCCTGAACTGGCAGGGCACCGGCACCAAGCGCGCCGACTATCCCAACGGCACTACCATCTGGGAAGGCCTGCAGCAGCAGGTCGGCGCCGCCGGCGGCAGCGCCGAACTGGCGGTGGACGGCAAGTTCACGAGCAAGCCGGACGTGGCGGTGGTGGTGTTCGGCGAGCATCCCTACGCCGAGTTCCAGGGCGACATCCCGACGCTGCTGTACAAGCCCGGCGACGACAGCGACCTGGAGTTGATCAAGTCGCTCAAGGCGCAGGGCATCCCGGTGGTGGCGGTGTTCCTGAGCGGACGGCCGCTGTGGGTGAACCGCGAGATCAACGCCGCCGACGCCTTCGTCGCCGCCTGGCTGCCGGGCTCGGAAGGCGCCGGCATCGCCGACGTGCTGCTGCGCAAGCCCGACGGCAGCGTGCAGTACGACTTCCACGGCAAGCTGAGCTTCTCCTGGCCGCGCACCGCGGTGCAGTTCGCCAACAACGTCGGGCAGAAAAACTACAACCCGCAGTTCGCCTTCGGCTACGGCCTGCGCTACGACGACAAGGGCGATCTGGGGCGGCTGTCGGAGGTGTCCGGCGTGTCCGGCGCGCAGGCGCTGGGCGGGGTGTACTTCGACCGCGGCAAGCTGGCCCCGGGCATCAACCTGATCCTGTTCGGCGGCGGCCAGGCCAACCAGCCGGTGGCGAGCCTGCCGGCGACGCTGGCCGACGGCGCGCTGAAGGTCAGCGCCGTCGACCACAAGGCGCAGGAAGACGCGCGCCGCTTCGTCTGGTCCGGCAGCGGCAAGGCCGGGCTGGCGCTGGTGCTGCCCAAGCCGCTGGACGTCTCCCGCGAGAGCAACGGCGACGTGCAACTGCTGCTCACCGCGAAGGTGGAGGCGGCGCCGGCCGGCGCGGTGCGCATCGGCGTGGCCTGCGGCACCGGCTGCGCCGCGCAACTGGACCTGGGCAAGACCCTGGCCGCGCTGCCCAAGGGCGAATGGCGCACCCTCGGCGTGCCGCTGAAGTGCTTCGCCGCGGCCGGTGCCGACCTGACCCGGCTCGAGCGGCTGCCGGTGATCGAGAGCGACGGCGCGCTGGACCTGGCGCTGTCGCGGATCGCGCTGGGCAGCAGCAACGACGCGCAGCACGTGGTCGATTGCCCGCGGCACTGA